A genomic window from Punica granatum isolate Tunisia-2019 chromosome 2, ASM765513v2, whole genome shotgun sequence includes:
- the LOC116197273 gene encoding formin-like protein 14 yields MDSLRASPPFWPQPPISAPRRRPSSPLLTPPILIILLPLLALILLFFLIPPFISASSQILSPTKVKVKKSWDSLNMLLVLFAILCGIFARKNADDDNNNNNATKVPSGVETARELENERWYEPGDTKIYDAVAIGANRLRRNSSSYPDLRQEHPPENASVSSDEPFRFFDDFEIDKYRAPEFRPAPLRRWRSAIDESDIKEIPVDTFVTRSVTPPASPAPPPAPKSPAAPPPPPLAPLASHRKQRRTYEAVGTPQQPPPTAPPPPPPPPPRPPPSPAPSFVKQERRKSNTTKEIKMVIASVLRNQKKRRKNQKSRTILEHADQGPPEAPQSFTRPPPSPPPPPPPPPPPSFFHSLFRKNSQSKRIHSVSQPPPPPPPPPPRPSSTAARQSKRKKQTSAPPPPPAAPVPRPERSQRRDVGQAGKPPLPTKARINAEREESLNLNSGRSQSLPIPIPIPIPPPPPPPFKLPELRFVARGDFVRIRSSHSSRCSSPELEDADDLSTTVTNDDASESVDGTDGGDGGGGARVFCPSPDVNIKADSFIARLRDGWRLEKINSMREKEKVGPSPSPIGPG; encoded by the coding sequence ATGGACAGCCTCAGAGCCTCACCGCCCTTCTGGCCGCAGCCGCCCATCTCCGCCCCTCGCCGGCGGCCCTCCTCTCCCCTTCTAACGCCGCCGATACTCATCATCCTCCTCCCTCTCCTCGCCCTTATCCTCTTATTCTTCCTAATCCCACCATTCATCTCGGCCTCCTCCCAAATCCTCTCGCCCACCAAGGTGAAGGTGAAGAAGAGCTGGGACTCTCTCAACATGCTCCTCGTCCTCTTCGCGATACTCTGCGGGATTTTCGCCCGTAAAAATGCCGACGAcgacaacaacaacaataacgCGACGAAAGTGCCGAGCGGCGTCGAAACAGCTCGTGAATTGGAAAACGAAAGGTGGTACGAGCCAGGCGACACGAAGATTTATGACGCTGTTGCGATCGGAGCGAACCGGCTGCGTAGGAACAGTAGCTCTTACCCGGACCTGCGGCAAGAGCACCCGCCGGAAAATGCATCGGTTTCCAGCGATGAACCTTTCCGGTTCTTTGACGATTTCGAGATAGACAAGTACCGGGCGCCAGAGTTTCGGCCCGCGCCTCTCCGACGATGGCGGAGCGCCATTGACGAGTCTGACATTAAGGAGATTCCGGTCGATACTTTTGTTACCCGTTCCGTGACGCCTCCAGCATCTCCTGCCCCACCACCGGCACCAAAGTCGCCGGCTGCGCCACCTCCACCGCCCCTTGCTCCTCTGGCTTCTCACCGGAAGCAGAGGCGGACGTATGAGGCTGTTGGAACTCCACAACAACCACCACCGACTGCTCCTCCGCCGCCGCCACCCCCGCCGCCGCGACCTCCTCCATCGCCGGCGCCGTCGTTTGTTAAACAGGAGCGCAGGAAGAGTAACACGACTAAGGAGATAAAGATGGTTATCGCCTCCGTACTGCGTAaccagaagaagaggaggaagaaccAGAAGAGCCGGACGATACTCGAACACGCCGATCAGGGCCCGCCGGAAGCCCCTCAGTCCTTCACTAGACCGCCGCCATCTCCTCCACCACCGCCCccgcctcctcctccgccgtCGTTCTTCCACAGCCTGTTCCGCAAAAACAGCCAGAGCAAGAGGATCCATTCGGTTTCTCAACCGCCGCCCCCGCCGCCTCCTCCACCTCCACGACCTTCATCAACGGCGGCGCGGCAGTCGAAGCGGAAGAAGCAGACCTCCGCTCCTCCGCCGCCGCCAGCGGCGCCAGTTCCGCGGCCGGAACGTTCTCAAAGGAGAGACGTCGGACAGGCCGGCAAGCCGCCGTTGCCGACGAAGGCGAGGATCAACGCGGAGCGGGAGGAGAGCTTAAACTTAAACAGCGGGAGGAGCCAGTCCCTGCCGATACCGATACCGATACCGATaccgccgccgccgcctccGCCGTTCAAGCTGCCGGAGCTGAGGTTCGTGGCTCGCGGAGATTTTGTCCGCATACGGAGCAGCCACAGCTCCCGATGCAGCTCGCCGGAGCTAGAGGACGCCGACGATCTCTCAACAACGGTGACGAACGATGATGCATCGGAGTCCGTCGATGGAACGGACGGTGGAGATGGAGGAGGTGGGGCCCGTGTGTTCTGCCCCAGCCCGGACGTGAACATCAAGGCCGACAGTTTCATTGCAAGGCTTAGGGATGGGTGGAGGcttgagaagatcaattccatgagagagaaggaaaaggtGGGCCCCAGCCCAAGCCCAATCGGCCCAGGTTAA